The nucleotide window ATTGTTGCCATTGTTGTCCCAATTGCCGTCTCTGTTCTACTTTTTGTTGTGGGCTGCTGTTTCATTACTAGGAGAGCAAGAAAGAAGCGCAGTGCAGCAGCAGAGGCACCAAGCGGTAAAGAATATATATCTGAAATGAATTCTAGTTTGTCATACAAATCAAAAGCATACTTTTGTTTCCTCATCTTTATACATGAatgcttttcttgtttgtttgtgtaGGTGTGAATGACATTAGTAGTGTAGAGTCTTTGCAATTTGATTTTAGTACCATTGTAGCGGCCACGAACAATTTCTCTGATGATAATAAGTTAGGGGAAGGTGGATTTGGTCAAGTTTACaaggtatgtatgtatatcAACGTTTCTGCATTGGAAAAtctcaattcttaatattttgaGAAACTAAGGAGGTTTTAATCAATACTGGGAATTGTAAAAGTTGTGCAAGAATGTACATTCCATCGATTCATTGGTTGAAGGTTGTTCTCAGGGTATACTTTCAAATGGTCAACAAGTAGCTGTGAAGAGGCTTTCAAGGAACTCTGGCCAAGGTGCTGAGGAATTTAAGAACGAGATGGTATTGGTAGCCAAGCTTCAACACAGAAATCTGGTCAGGCTATATGGATTTTgcttggaaggagaagaaaagataCTTGTTTATGAATATGTCTCCAACAAAAGCCTTGACTATTTTCTATTTGGTTTGTGCCCTGAAACATCTGATAGTCTTTTCTACTGCAAAAACATTTCTACTGCAAAAACAATGTTACTTCAACATGTATTTGAATCTGTTTCCTTGATTGCtcaattttgatgattttcagACCCTGAGAAACAAGGACAATTGGATTGGTCAAGACGTTACAAGATTATTGCAGGGATTGCTCGAGGAATAATGTACCTACACGAAGATTCCCGACTTAGAATTATACATCGTGATCTCAAGGCCAGCAATATATTGTTAGATGGGGAGATGCATCCAAAAATATCTGATTTTGGCATGGCCAGGATTTTTGGGGTTGATCAAACTCAAGCAAATACAAGTAGAATTGTTGGAACATAGTAAGTTCTCTAattcatcttttcttttctcatgaGCACTTTTGTTCTGCATTATCTGGATTGATGAATTTGAGAAATGGTCCCATCTGCACTCAACAGAAAGTCCACTTTGACCCTTGATAATATCTGTATGAACTCAGACAGGGATGATGTAATTTTTGAATCATACTTCATGCTCTATAAATAATGAAAGCCACTTAGTCTTACACGAAATTGAATGGGTTAAATTATTGACCTGAATATGATAAGTTTACTCCTTAAATTTTGCTACAATTTCTATACCGATGGATGGTTGTGCTTCTTGCAGTGGCTATATGTCTCCAGAGTATGCAATGCATGGACAATTTTCTGTCAAGTCCGATCTATATAGTTTCGGTGTTTTACTGCTAGAAATCATAAGTGGCAAGAAGAATAGTTATTTCTTTCAAACTGATGCAGCTGAAGACCTCATGAGCCATGTAAGCTTAAACTGAAAACAATGTAGTTTTGTTCTTCTGCACTAACACCACcacaacataaataaaactgTTCAATTTATGCAGGCTTGGAAACTATGGAGAGATGGGACGCCTTTGGAATTGTTGGATCCGAGTATGAGAGATTCTTATTCTAGGAGTGAAGTTATAAGGTGTATCCATATCGGCTTACTTTGTGTTCAGGAAGATCCAGCGGACAGACCTACAATGCAATCCGTAGTTCTCATGCTTAATAGCTACTCTGTGACTCTGCCATTACCTGAACAGCCAGCATTTTTCCTTCGAAGTCGAACGGAGGGGAACATGCCAAAGATAACTTTGGAGTCTGATCTATCTATCAGTAAGTCAACTCCATCCGTTGATGAAGCATCTATCACTGCAGTATACCCTCGATAGCGTGAATGAACAAGATGTTATATCTGTATTATCTGTTTATATTTGTAATCACAAATGTGAAACTTGTACTCTTGGTTCCATACGACTGTTGTTAGGATTGAAAACATCAAATGGTATTTCTGTCTTGTGAGTTTCAATATCATTGATTTCGATTTGTGAGCATAGATTTATCATCCACATAACGTGATTGACAAGGTTTTAAGTATTCACATCTGTATCTTGGAAAAGATCTCTTCTTTGTGGGTCTGGGTTGAATCTTCTGCAGTTTCGCGAAGTCAATACTTAATAAATTTACAGCCGTCGTAATTAGGTAGTTGTGGTCACATCACTGTCTTGGATTGATGAGTAGAGTTATGGATACCATCTTCTTTTCTGGTTATCTTCGTATCCACATAGGAGATAATGCGCAAAACGTACAATTTGTGGAGCATACTAAATAACGATGGCCGCCATCGCAAGGAAGACATGAGGTGGTGGCAAGAAATGGAGAGGAACGTACTTCCCTATTCCTGTTTCATTCTCCCTCTCTCCGCTTGTCACCTATAAgaggaggggagagagagaggaagacaATTGGAGGAATTGTTCAAGGAATTTTATCTCCATGAAGATTCAAGGCTTAGAGTTAAACATCGTGATTTGAAAGTTAGCAATATCCTATTAGATGACAatataaatccaaaaatatCAGACTTTGTAATGGCAAAAATGTTAGGAGTTGATGATCAAATTTGCGGAAACACAAGAAGAGTTGTCGGCACTTAGTATGTTTCAACTTATATACCCCGTACCAAACTACTAatctcaattttattttggtttatttgttctttctttataattatgtgatatgatgcaCTCTATATGCAAAATGTATTAACTTTTGATATGCAAGTAGCTATATGGCACCAGAATATGCTATGGAGGGATTGCAttccacaaaatcttatgtctTTAGCTTCCGCGTACTCTTGCTTGAGATCCTAATAGggagaagaaattttttggggtttcatGACTGTGCACCTACTCTTGTAGCATATGCAAGTGTTCAATTAGTTGGGTTGGGttataaaattaattgcaCAACATATGTAAGTGTTCAAATATAGACATCGATCCTTAAGGTATTAACTCCGAGATTAATTGCAGGCTTGGCTGTTGTGGAACGAAGGGAAAGGGTTGGAGTTAATGGATCCATTGTTGAAAGAAACATGCAGTCCAAATGAGTCGATGGGTCCCTAAGACAAGAAAAGTAGGCCCAATACATACAGAACAACAAAATAAGACCCAGAAGAGGacgacaacaacaacaacaaaaaaaaccagcAACAAAATCACGGAATTATGGCCTCtttatattgttttctttgttttcagaATCGATCGAGATACATGAATAATTGTTCTTAATCATTTGAATTATAAGTcgtttattattatattgtttGATAAATTAAGTCCATCAATGTGATGCGTTCTTTTGGGACCTTCCGATGAACTGGGTGGAGAAATAAATAATCCCTTTGGGCACTTCCGTCTCCATCGTCTTaagtttgaaaatatttttattttatatagtttttttttgtcatttcgTCTCCTTCCTTTTCTTCAACGAATTTGAGTAAGATGGTTTCATGGCGGCAGACAGGTGAAGTGATATATGCCCGTCAACACACGGAAACATTAAAACCAGTTTCACTTTAGAGTCCTGCCGTGacttttcttttgtgaatTTATTCATGAAACCCATTTCGATTTGGTAAAACTTTCTTCTTGTAATATTCTTgcgaataataataataataatcaatatCAATATGATAATGATAAGGGATATTTAGTTAAATACCTATTCTTAGtattaaaactataaataaattctatactatttaatttttatttttataaacaaactcaaaaaatgacaattggccttattgaatttaattttaattattaaattactttagtgtcatattgagtgttttggactttttttatgagattttagagTTGGAttcgttttaaaaaatcaatggcaattttgtaatttaaaagtaGTTAAAAGCTTTTCTATGATATTGCAAATGGACTTTgatgtatttttaaaatcaatttcatatgagatttttttaataatttgactCCTATATTAGGTAAAACAGTGAATCTCCCTCAAAAAACCGCCactgccctctctctctttcccacTCCCGCCTGCCATTTTCCTCTGTttcaaacttttgttttttttgtcttttatttcattgtctcttcttcctcttctttttctatgAATCTGATGATAAAGACAACCACCACTGAGATAATATATCTTCCAAAGTTCAACTTGGCTTGAGAAATAGAGACAGGGAGGGACTAGCTAGCTTAATTAGCGAAGCATAGGGGATGTCCTGGGCTGGTTTCATCAAGATCAAAATGCTTCCCATGACTAATCTCATGCTCGTTTCCATTCTCTCCTCCATATTTGTTGTTACTCTGCTTAGCTTTCCCAGCCCAGCTGAAGCTGATTATCTATACCATGTCTGCCCAAACACTACCACTTTCACCCCGAACTCCACCTTCCAGTCCAACCTCAACCGCCTCCTCTCCACCCTCTCCTCCAACGCCACCCGCCCCTCCGGCTTCTACAACGCCACCGCCTCCTCCCGAACCCCAAACGACGCCGTCTACGGCCTCTTCCTCTGCCGCGGCGACGTCGCTGCCACCGACGCTTGCAAATCCTGCGTCTCCACCGCAACCTCCGACATCGTCCAGCGCTGCCCCACCGAGAAACAGGTCGTGATCTGGTACGACGACTGCATGCTACGCTACTCCAACGAGTCCTTCTTTTCCACCATGGCCGAGACACCTCGCCTGTTCATGTGGAACACCCAGAACGCCACCGAACAGACCCGCTTCAACCAGGTCCTGTCCACCGGTATGAACGAGGTGGCCACCGAGGCTGCCAACGACGCCGACAAGTTTGCGACGAGTCAGGGGAATGTTAGTGGGTTGGTTTCGATTTACAGCCTGGGGCAGTGCACGCAGGACCTGTCCTCAGCGGATTGCAACCGGTGTCTCAAGGGTGCCATAGCCCAATTTCCGAATTGTTGCAGTGGAAAGGAAGGGGCACGAGTGTTGTATCCGAGCTGTACCGTTAGGTACGAAGTCTACCCTTTCTACCAACAGAACTCCACGTCAGCACCTCAGCCTTCACCGGGGGCTCTACCTCCTCCTCTGCCGCCTAAAGGTAAAGTGAAGTGACCAgcttttcaattcaaattatGTCTTAAAATTGTTGGGGGGAATAGGTATCTATGCTAACTATGGTGGACTTTGGATTGGAACAGGGGAATATGGTTTTGGGATTTGGCTGTTCATTTTACTAATTTCTTCATATTTAGTTTGATGTATCAGTGTAGATTCTTATTGTTTATTATGCAGGAAAAAGCAAAATCCCTACAATTGTTGCCATTGTTGTCCCAATTGCCGTCTCTATGCTACTTTTTGTTGTGGGCTGCTGTTTCATTACTAGGAGAGCAAGAAAGAAGCGCAGTGCAGCAGCAGAGGCACCAAGCGGTAAAGAATATAGCTGAAATGAATTCTAGTTTGTCATACAAATCAAAAGCATACTTTTGTTTCCTCATCTTTATACATGAatgcttttcttgtttgtttgtgtaGGTGAGAATGACATTAGTACTATAGAGTCTTTGCAATTTGATTTTAGTACCATTGTAGCGGCCACGAACAATTTCTCTGATGATAATAAGTTAGGGGAAGGTGGATTTGGTCAAGTTTACaaggtatgtatgtatatcAACGTTTCTGCATCGGAAAATCTAAAGTCTTAATATTTTGAGAAACTAAGGAGGTTTTAATCAGTACTGGGAATTGTAAAAGTTGTGCAACAATGTACATTCCATCGATTCATTGATTGAAGGCTGTTCTCAGGGTATACTTTCAAATGGTCAAGAAGTAGCTGTGAAGAGGCTTTCAAAGAACTCTGGCCAAGGTGCAGAGGAATTTAAGAACGAGATGGTATTGGTAGCCAAGCTTCAACACAGAAATCTGGTCAGGTTATATGGATTTTgcttggaaggagaagaaaagataCTTGTTTATGAATATGTCTCCAACAAAAGCCTTGACTATTTTCTATTTGGTTTGTGCCCTGAAACATCTGATAGTCTTTTCTACTGCAAAAACAATGTTACTTCAACATGTATTTGAATCTGTTTACTCGATGATATCTTGATCGCtcaattttgatgattttcagACCCTGAGAAACAAGGACAATTGGATTGGGCAAGACGTTACAAGATTATTGCAGGGATTGCTCGAGGAATAATGTATCTACACGAAGATTCCCGACTTAGAATTATACATCGTGATCTCAAGGCCGGCAATATATTGTTAGATAGG belongs to Prunus persica cultivar Lovell chromosome G4, Prunus_persica_NCBIv2, whole genome shotgun sequence and includes:
- the LOC18778178 gene encoding cysteine-rich receptor-like protein kinase 10 gives rise to the protein MLPMNNLMFVSILSSICVVTLLSFPSPAEAADLSHFCPNTTTFTPNSTFQSNLNRLLSTLSSNATHPSGFYNATASSSSPNDTVYGLFLCRGDVAADACKTCVSTATSEAVQRCPTEKQVIIWYDDCMLRYSNESFFSTAAESPGIFMWNTQNATEPTRFNQVLATGMNDVVTEAANDADKFATSQGNVSGLVSIYSLGQCTQDLSSADCNRCLTGAKAQFPNCCNGKLGARVLYPSCTVRYEVYPFYLQNSTSAPQPSPGALPPPPPPPPPKGKSKIPTIVAIVVPIAVSVLLFVVGCCFITRRARKKRSAAAEAPSGVNDISSVESLQFDFSTIVAATNNFSDDNKLGEGGFGQVYKGILSNGQQVAVKRLSRNSGQGAEEFKNEMVLVAKLQHRNLVRLYGFCLEGEEKILVYEYVSNKSLDYFLFDPEKQGQLDWSRRYKIIAGIARGIMYLHEDSRLRIIHRDLKASNILLDGEMHPKISDFGMARIFGVDQTQANTSRIVGTYGYMSPEYAMHGQFSVKSDLYSFGVLLLEIISGKKNSYFFQTDAAEDLMSHAWKLWRDGTPLELLDPSMRDSYSRSEVIRCIHIGLLCVQEDPADRPTMQSVVLMLNSYSVTLPLPEQPAFFLRSRTEGNMPKITLESDLSISKSTPSVDEASITAVYPR
- the LOC18780638 gene encoding cysteine-rich receptor-like protein kinase 10, with product MSWAGFIKIKMLPMTNLMLVSILSSIFVVTLLSFPSPAEADYLYHVCPNTTTFTPNSTFQSNLNRLLSTLSSNATRPSGFYNATASSRTPNDAVYGLFLCRGDVAATDACKSCVSTATSDIVQRCPTEKQVVIWYDDCMLRYSNESFFSTMAETPRLFMWNTQNATEQTRFNQVLSTGMNEVATEAANDADKFATSQGNVSGLVSIYSLGQCTQDLSSADCNRCLKGAIAQFPNCCSGKEGARVLYPSCTVRYEVYPFYQQNSTSAPQPSPGALPPPLPPKGKSKIPTIVAIVVPIAVSMLLFVVGCCFITRRARKKRSAAAEAPSGENDISTIESLQFDFSTIVAATNNFSDDNKLGEGGFGQVYKGILSNGQEVAVKRLSKNSGQGAEEFKNEMVLVAKLQHRNLVRLYGFCLEGEEKILVYEYVSNKSLDYFLFDPEKQGQLDWARRYKIIAGIARGIMYLHEDSRLRIIHRDLKAGNILLDREMHPKISDFGMARIFGVDQTQANTSRIVGTYGYMSPEYAMHGQFSVKSDLYSFGVLLLEIISGKKNSCFFQTDAAEDLVSHAWKLWRDGTPLELLDPSMRDSYSRSEVIRCIHIGLLCVQEDPADRPTMQSVVLMLNSYSVTLPLPEQPAFFLRSRTEGNMPKITLESDLSISKSTPSVDEGSITAVYPR